CAGGATTCCAGATAAGCTAGCTTCGCTCGCCAACGTCATGACGAAAAAGTCCCaatgtgcaaaaaaaaaggttataTATGTACAGATATATACTTTTCCCTACTGTGAACCTGACTCGCTAAACCTTGGtgcaagaaaagaaggaacacGACTGTGTGAGCCACTTCGGTCAACGGGTAAGAGAAttgagtattttttttccatcatttTCTTCGAGGAGCAAAGTTACGGTAGGGTGCCAACGCCAAAACAACCATCCTTCACAAAATGCTAACGGTAAACGCCTGCTAACTACAGTTGGCTGATGCTGCAAAAATGTCTTCTCGCCCTTCATGAAATGTTGGAGTTTCACTGACGCGcgaacccccccccccctcctcctcaggCATGTAGAACTTGGCAACTACCATCAGCCAGTGGTGACCTCCCAAACAATATAACCAATATCGTGCGCAGCACTACAATCACAAAGAAAACTTCTCCAAACATCCGGAATGCATAAAGCATGGTAAGATCTGCAGCTCTGATAGCTAACTCTCAACCAGGTTTCCCCCAGGAGCTGCCCGTAACAGTTGTTTTGCTcagcgaagaaaaaggtgcTCAAACAATTCACACGCaaaaaacataataacaCTCATCGATGTGATCAATCACCATAGCATATGTCTGTGGAGTTCTTATGGGGaacaaacacaccttcacacATTTGATTTTTTCGCTAAGGAAGGAGCACTAAGAGAATAGCGATACGACGGTAAATATTTCTAGGGAATGAGCCCACAAGAAAGTATTGGTGGAACTCCTCCAAGAACATCGTACAGTTTCTCAAGAAATAGATAACCCGAACACCAGGGGGGAAAAcgttcacaaaaaaaaagacctcTTCACCCAACGTACGACGTTTGCATGATCCTACCCCCTTCATTTCCTTAAGTTAGTGATGTGCACGGTAATATTTACTGCCGAAGTGATAATCATTCATCCACCATAAATTACTTTCTGCAATCACTCACAACCAACGTTTACACCCTTCATTACAACCTTTTCCTCCATGTTGTTATGGGCGCGCGTTTAGCGCCTATTACGACATCCCTAACTAGTATCATGAACAGCTCTTACTTGGCCATTGGGTTCTGAGAAATGTACTCCACTGCATCGGTAATAGACTGAATTTTCTCGGCATCATGATCTGGGATGTCTAAAATAAACTCTTGCTCGATAGCAAAAACAACTTCAACAACGTCCAGTGAGTTCAATCCAAGATCATTGACGAAGTGTGACTGCGGTGTTACCTTTGAGGCATCGACTTTCTCAAAGTTTTTGACGACTTCAAGTACACGTGTCAGAACGTCATCTTTGTTTAGGAGGTACTGCCCAGTTCGACCGGCTTCCTCCCCCGCTGCGTGACCTTCAGAGTGAAACCGAACAGGAAGGTACATCGGAATAGTAACAGCTTGAGTAGCCATAACCTTCCATGTCGACACTGCGTGGCACCGGCCACGGAGTAGAGAATAAGCGCCAACCTGTGTGGCAAACTTCCTTGCAAGTTGAGACCGCTGCATCG
Above is a window of Trypanosoma brucei brucei TREU927 chromosome 3, complete sequence DNA encoding:
- a CDS encoding acyl carrier protein, mitochondrial precursor, putative, with the translated sequence MQRSQLARKFATQVGAYSLLRGRCHAVSTWKVMATQAVTIPMYLPVRFHSEGHAAGEEAGRTGQYLLNKDDVLTRVLEVVKNFEKVDASKVTPQSHFVNDLGLNSLDVVEVVFAIEQEFILDIPDHDAEKIQSITDAVEYISQNPMAK